Genomic window (Bacillus kexueae):
CTTTCCCTACTCCAGCCACCCCAATGGTTGAAGCTACCGTAAAAGCTATAACTGTTTTCTTCACATGAATGCCTCCTTTGTATGGCCTCATTATAACAACACCATATAACAGAGCCATTACAAGGAAAAAACAATTACAAAAGCATGGCTAATGACGCGATATCATAGGGTTTTCTCCCATTTTGTCACATCAGAAGTAGAATTTTGTGTAAATGATGGCACATGCTTGTCATCCTTATAACCTTTTTGAAAAATAATTCCCTTTTTCATCCAAAGTCTATACAAGTTGTAAAGTTTTCTCTTCATCCTTTGGAGAGGTAAATGTGTATTTCTCTTCGATAAAGATTTGATGCCAAATCATGAATATGAGGACGGTCCAAATTTTTCTACTATTATCTACTTTATTTTGACAATGTTCATCAAGTAAAGAGAGGAAATAGTTTTTATTAAATAAATGATCCGTTTCGCTCTCACGAATAATATTTCTTGCCCAATCGTACATTTCTTCTTTTAGCCAATGGCGAATTGGAACCGGGAATCCAAGCTTTTTCCGATCCAATACATGGTCGGGAACGATGCCTCTTGCCGCTTTTCTAAGAATCGTTTTTGTCGTCTGATCAGCTATTTTGTAGCGCGATGGAATTTTTGAAGCCACTTCAAATACACGTTTATCCAAAAATGGTACGCGAAGTTCTAACGAATTGGCCATCGTCATCTTGTCAGCCTTTAATAAAATATCGCCCCTTAGCCAAGTATGAATATCAATATATTGCATCTTCGTCACATCATCAAATCCCGCTGCCTCATCATAAAACGATTTAGTCATCGATTGATAGGTTAACGTGGCATCATAAAAATGGTAGAAGCGGTTTTTTTCATCCATTTCAAACATTTTCGCATTTCCAATATAACGATCTTCTAACGGTGTACAGCCTCGCTCAATAAAGCTTTTCCCCTTCATGCCATCTGGGAGATGTCGAGCCATCCATTTTAACGTTCCCTTCACCGATGGAGGAATATGTTGGAAGCCTCGTAAACTTAGCGGCTCTCGGTATATGTTATACCCACCGAACAACTCATCGGCCCCTTCACCGGATAACACAACTGTCACATGCTTTCTGGCTTCTCTCGCGACAAAGTAAAGCGGTATAGCCGCTGGATCTGCTAGAGGATCATCTAAATGCCAAATGATTTTGGGTAGTTCCTTCATATACTCTTCAGGTGAGATGACGTAATGGATATTCTCCACATTTAATACCCGCGCTGTTTCTTTTGCAACATCAATTTCGCTAAACCCTTGTCTCTCAAAACCAACTGAAAATGTTTTGATATTCGGATTGATTTCTTTCGCTAAGGCAACGACAAAGGTAGAATCAATCCCTCCAGATAAGAATGATCCTACAGGTACATCACTTCGCATATGTACATTGACAGAGTCTCGTAGAGCATCTTGAATTTGTTCAATATAAGCGTCTTCCCCTAAATCTTTTGATTGGAAATAAGCATGAAAATAGCGAGTGAAGCAAAGGTCTTCCCCTATTTTTAGCGTAAAATAATGACCCGGTAACACTTTCTTTACTTCTTGAGACATAGTCGAAGGTTCCGGCACGTATTGGAAGGTTAAATAGTGTTGTAATGCCTCTAAATCAACTTCGTCATGGTGTTTTGCTAGCATAATGCTTTTCTTTTCAGAGGCAAAATAATATTCATGGTCCTCCTCATAAACGTAAAGAGGTTTGATCCCAAACGGATCGCGTGCACCGTATACCTTTTTTTCTTCCTTATCCCAAATTAAAAAGGCAAACATTCCTCGGAGCTTACTAGCTGTTTCCACCCCGTAATGTGAGTATGCCGCTAAAATAGTTTCAGTATCAGAGTCCGTCTTAAATTGGTATCCTTCATTTAATAACGTTTCACGTAGTTCAACATAGTTATAGATTTCTCCATT
Coding sequences:
- the asnB gene encoding asparagine synthase (glutamine-hydrolyzing), which encodes MCGFIGVIRKEPQWQTDRQRGLFQQMNHVIEHRGPDDEGYYEDEYVRFGFRRLSIIDLENGHQPLSYENERYWIIFNGEIYNYVELRETLLNEGYQFKTDSDTETILAAYSHYGVETASKLRGMFAFLIWDKEEKKVYGARDPFGIKPLYVYEEDHEYYFASEKKSIMLAKHHDEVDLEALQHYLTFQYVPEPSTMSQEVKKVLPGHYFTLKIGEDLCFTRYFHAYFQSKDLGEDAYIEQIQDALRDSVNVHMRSDVPVGSFLSGGIDSTFVVALAKEINPNIKTFSVGFERQGFSEIDVAKETARVLNVENIHYVISPEEYMKELPKIIWHLDDPLADPAAIPLYFVAREARKHVTVVLSGEGADELFGGYNIYREPLSLRGFQHIPPSVKGTLKWMARHLPDGMKGKSFIERGCTPLEDRYIGNAKMFEMDEKNRFYHFYDATLTYQSMTKSFYDEAAGFDDVTKMQYIDIHTWLRGDILLKADKMTMANSLELRVPFLDKRVFEVASKIPSRYKIADQTTKTILRKAARGIVPDHVLDRKKLGFPVPIRHWLKEEMYDWARNIIRESETDHLFNKNYFLSLLDEHCQNKVDNSRKIWTVLIFMIWHQIFIEEKYTFTSPKDEEKTLQLV